Part of the Sinomonas atrocyanea genome is shown below.
CGCTCCTCTATGAGCGGGGAGCAAACCTGGCCTTCACACCGGCCTACGGCCACGGAACTGTTCTCGATGCGGCGTCGAGCCATGGAACGCAGCGGGGCAGCCTCATCGGATGGCTCGAGCAGCTGGGCGCGCACCGCACCACCGACTGACGGTCAACGGGGTCGACCGCCGCCTCCCTGTCAGGAACTAGGTCTGGGCCAGGAACTGGGTTTGGCCCGGCAGCAGGGGCCGTCCTCTGTTCCTCGTGGGTTCCGCTCGCCCACCGTGCATCGTGCTTCAGCCAAGCAGATACCCAGAGCCTGGGCGCGCGATCATTGCCGATCCCGCTGATCTGGGGCACGAGTGCGCGGGTGGTCCTGATCCCGATCCGCGATGGATGGGGCATGGCCGGGACAGTGCTGCCCCTGTCTGGGCCCGGTCCGAGTGCGCGCTCCGAGTGGGGAATCCATCGAAGGCTGTGGTGATGCCGGGGCGCTGTGCGGGCTGCCCTTTCAGCGGGAGTGCGGCGGTGGGGCTGGGGTGGTGGTGCCGCCCGGGGCGGCGGGTGCGGGGCGGTAGCCGAGCCTGGCGAGGAGGGCGGAGAGGCAGGCGGAGAAGTCCTTGGGGGTGAGGGCCAGCTCGGTCCTGATCTGGGCGTTGGTCCTGCCCTGTCGGATCAGGGACCAGAGGGCGCACTCGGGCGCGGGGGCCTCCTTCAGCAGGGCGTCGGCCCTGAGCTCGTGCAGCAGGGCCCGGGCGGCCTTGGCGGTGGGCAGCTGCTCGCCTGCTGCTACGCGCCGGAGGGCCTGGACCAGTCCGTCCACGCGGGCGCTCTGGAAGACGTATCCGTCGGCGTCGGCGAGGGCTGCGGCGCGCAGGGCCATGGGGCCGTCGTAGGTGGTCATGATGATGCAGCGGGTGCGGGAAGCTGCCTCGCGGAGGGCGCGGCAGGCCTCGATCCCCGTCCCGTCGGCGAGGCGGTTGCCCACCAGCACCACGTCGGGTTCGGCCGCGGTGGCGGCCGGGAGGGCGGCCAGGATGGTGCCGGCCTCCCCGACGACGTCGAAGCCCTCCTCCCGCAGGAGCTCGGCGAGGCCGTCCCGGACCGGGGCGTGGCCGCTGAGGATGAAGACGCGGGTCGCCGCGGGGATGGTTCCGATTGCGGGGTTGTCCATGGCCGTATCTCTGCTTGTGCGTACGGTGCCCTGTCCAGCTCCGCTGTGGTCTCTTGGCTCCCATGCTCCCGGACCGGTCCTGTCAGGGCTAGAGGCGTAGTTCCCCTCGCGCATGCCGCCGGCTCCGGCGTGGGCGCCGGCGAGGCGCTGCAGGAGGGCCGTGCCGACGTCCAGGAACATCTGCCAGGGCCAGGGCCAGGGCCAGGGCCGGCCGTGCCCCGTACCCGGCGCATGGACTGCCGGCCCGTGTGTCCCGTGGTTCCCCGCGGCTGATCTGTTCGTCCAGCACCGCAGAGCAGCCTGTGGGCATCAGGGGTGCGGCCCGAGCACCGGCAGGCCGTAGTGGCCTGCCACGAACGCGAAGTCTGGGTCGGGGCCGACATTCTCGGAGGCCAGCTGGTGCAGGTCGTTGCTGCCGGGTCCGAGGCCCTCGTCTGTGCGTCGGTCCCAGTATGCCCAGCACCTGCCGAACAGTGTCTTGGATGCGTAGGAGATGCCGAGGGGCTCGGAGCCGTCGTCGAGGACCTGCATCCTGATCGCCTGGGCCAGGAGGGTGGTGAGGTCGCGGTCCTCGCCGTAGATCGCTGTGGCGGTGAGGACCTGCAGCGATTCGGTCAGCCCGGGCACTGTCGGGGCCAGCTGCTCGAGGGCGGCCAGTGTGCCGCGGTCGTCCACCTTCACCCACCATCCGGCGCGGGGCAGGCGGATGCGGTAGAGGGAGCGGTCCATCTGCCAGTCGACCGATACCGACCACGGCGCATCGACGCCGTTGGCCGCTGCGTCGGCGGTGACCTGCGCGATGTAGTCCTCGACGGTCATGCCGATCGACTCCGCGGCCCTGGCCACGCCGGCCCTTTCGTGGCGGAAGCCGGTCAGGACCTCCGCGTAGGCGCAGCGGCGGTCCTGGGCGAGGTAGATCGTCGATCCCACGGTGTCATACCTGCCGCGGCGGTCGGCCGTCGTGACGCTGGGCGAGATCGGCAAAGGCCCCACGATCGGGTTCTTCCGCACGGAGAGCGCGCCGTGGCGGTCCTTGGCTATGCGGAACGCCTCCTCGCCGCCCGCTGCGATGAGCCGGAGGCCGGTCCCGGCGCAGGTCCGCTCGCTCACGCGGCGTAGGTGTCATCGACGAAGGCCTCGGCGGCGCCGATGACCTCCCGCACCTTCTGCTGCTGGATGCACAGGACGGGGAGCTCCTCGTCCAGACGGGGGTTGGCGCCCAGGAGCCAGGCCAGCGCGACATGCTTCCCCTCGGCCATCTCGAGGGTCTTCCAGACCCGGTAGCCGAGCCTGAGGCGCGCCTCCTTGGCCGGGCGGGGGTCCGGGCCGTCGGGCTTGGCCCAGCTGTAGGGGGAGGTCCGGTCCTTGACGCCCGCCATGGTCTGGACCACGGTCGCGCCGACGTTCTGGTTGAGCTCACGTACCAGGTCATGGATGTTCATCCGCGAAGCGTCCTGGTGGATCTGGTTTCGGATGGCGGCTTCCATGTCCCCATACTCGCAGGCCCTGACTGCTAGGGCAACGGAAAAACCATATGAAAACCAACACTCAATCCTGCTTGGAAGCGGCCTTGGCGAAATACTTAGGACCTGGGAATCCTCCTTCTCCTCGGAAGCAGGTAGTCGCGATGGTGGAGCGAGTACCGTGCTGTCTCCGAGTGGAGTACAGACCACGCTCGCCGTCGCGGGGCCCAGGCCCGATGCTGGGTGCATCGGGGCGCTGGTGGCTCGGCGGGACAGCACGGCCTGGCATCGCCCTGACTCTGCCGGGTCCTACCGGACCCCGGGGCGCAGCGGACGGCGCCGCTGCCGGTCCCAACCAACCGAAGGAGAGACACCATGAACCACAGGAGCAGAACCCTCAGCGCACTCGCAGCCGCCGGCCTCGCTGTGGCGTGCCTGGGCGCATCGCCGGCCCTGGCCTCCTCAGGCCACACTGTGAGCCTGACGACGACGCAGCACGGCACCTGGACCGAGTCCGGGGACACCGATTTCTGCACGAACGAGGCCATCAGTCCGACCATCACCGGCAACTCCGTGATGCACGTGACATATTTTCCGGCTGGCGACGAGGTCTGGGGAACCTTCACCACCGAGGGAACCGGCAGCTACGTCCAGCCCTCGACGGGCCTGGTCTACTCCGGGCGGGTGACGGTCTGGGGCAACTTCAATGTCAACGAGCAGAACCAGAACCAGACCTTCACCGCCACGTTCGACCTCACCGCGGTCGACTCCTCCGGGACGGTCCACACCGAAGTCGGCCACATCGTGGAGCACGTTGCCTACAACGCCGCCGATCCCACGTCCCCGATCGTCTCGTTCGGCAACTTCACCGGCACCTGCAGCTGACCCGCGTCCCCGATCCTCCTGCACGCGGCTTCAAAAGGAGACGTTCCCAAGGTGGGTCCTCGCCGTGTCGCCCGGTGGGCCTGCGCCACGCTCATTGTCCAGATCGGCAATGGGTCGGGGCTGGGGGCCTGTGCCACGGCGGCGAGGAACGCCTGGCTCGTTCCATCGAGTGCCGCGCGCAGGACCCTGCTCCCCAGCAGGCGGCTCGAGGGAGGTCCGACGGCGCAAGCCAGCAGCGCGCGCAGGGCGGTCGAGTGAAGCGGCTGGATGGCCGTCCGGCGTTCTTGCCTGCCGATCTTGCCCAAGTCTTGGAATTCGCAGAGGCAGTCCCATGTTCCGATCCGGTCGCCCGTGCTTGCCGAACTCGTCCCATTCCCGCTTGCTCATTGCGGCCGCAGCGACCGGGAGGATCTGGTCCTCCTCGTGGCCCAGGTGGGCGGTGAGTGCGGCCTGCACCCGGTCGAGGACCTCGGCGACCGCGACTCTGGCGGCCGGATCGGCGGTGCGCCGCCAGGTTTGCCAGGTCGGCCTCCAGTTCGCACAGGAGGGCTGCAACGGTCTCGTGCTGGGCCTTCATCTGCCCGACGCGGAGCGCCAGCATAGGAAAGCGGGGACGCCCTCCTCAAGGAACCTCCGCGCTCGGAGCGACCCCCTAGGCATATCGGACAGCCCCGGCACCCGGTTCCTCGTCCCGATGGCGACAGCCGGCCGACCCATCTCATCAAAGGAACCTTTGACCAGACGTACTCGGTTAAGAGACCCGGCAGGTTTGGAAAGGCTCCGGAAGTTGGTCGTCGCAGCTAGGGCTTGCATGTTTCGAGCGCCGTTGGAGACTAGCGCGGGCAGAATGGTCCTACTGGTTCGAGCATGGGGGAGCTATGCCACTGGCCGCGGTGTTGTCCGAGGAGCGCGTCGATGCAAGTCAGCTCGATGACGGCGCGTGGGAGGCTCTGCGCCAGCGATACAAGGCAGGGGAGACGCTCCTGATGCCTTGCGGGCAGCCAGGAGTTCCGCGAAGATCCAAGCTCGGCTTGAAGCACTTCGCCCACAAGCCCGGTCAAAACTGCCCGCTTCACTGGGACGAAACGCAGGAGCACCTCGAGCTGAAGGCCTTGCTGGCCAAAGCTGCCCGGGCCGCCGGCTGGGAGGCCACCCTCGAGTTTGCGGCTGATGACCGATCCTGGATCGCCGACGTCCTTGTCACAGACGGAAGCCGGAGGATCGCGCTTGAGGTCCAGTGGTCTCCGCAGTCGGAGGACGATTTCGTCCGTCGGCAGCGGCGCTACGCCGCGGCCGGCTTGGAATGTCTCTGGTTTGTCTCGTCCGGAAACGTTGACCACGCGGGCCAAGTGCCCGCCTTCGAGCTGAGGGGGGCCAGGGGAAGTTGGTCCCTGCACCTCATGACAGCGCTGGGTCACCGGACGGATGTGCCCCTGTGTGATGTCCTAGTGCACCTCCTTGCTGGCAACTACCGGGAGCCGATCGAGCCCTTTATCCAGGCCTACTCCGTGCAGGTCGCCATGGTGAAGTGCTGGAAAGATGCCTGCGCGCGGTGGCTGACGGTGTGGAGACTCGACGACGTACAAATCAAGACCCGCTGCGGTCTTGAAGGAACGTTGGAGGTGTTCTACGACCCTTTTGCAAGGCTGTTCCCGAAGCAGCGGTTGGAACAGGAGTTTGCGGCGGATGTTCTGCAATGGCTGGGACACCCAGAGGTCGATCTTCCACGGGTGGCTACGTTCGCCAGTAGGCACTCGAAGGCCGCCGACCGCACCTACCTCGCATATTGCTGCCCCCACTGTGGGGCGATGCAGGGCGATGTGCCGCTCAATGAAGCCGGTACCCGCTGGCGGACATTTGTCATCTGGAGACGACTAGCCCTGTCTATCGATCCCAAACTTCGTCGTCTCCAGCACCTCTGCTTAGACCGCGGCAAGGGCCAGTGCAACGAGTACGCTCCGAGCTCGACAAAGTCTTTCTTCCCCGGCGCGGGATACTCCTCAGTCCGGTTCCACACCGCACTGCTCACCGAAGAACTAGATCGTTTACCGCGCCGAGGAGGCCCGCGGAGCACTGAGTCGAAACAGGTCGAGAAGCAGTCATTCCCTCTCACCTCCTTCCAGATCAACGAGATGCTCAACCGAGGTCGGAATGCACGTTCATAGTGTTCGAGGGGTCGCTATGCGGTCGAGCGGTCGACGGTCGAAATTCTCGGAAAGTCCCAGGTCCAGTCGGCGAGGGAACACCGTGGGCCATGCAAGTTTGTCGGAGGGGAGGGATGCTCTGCGGTCATGACTCGCGCAAATACGTGGCCTCGTGACAACTACAGCGGCGTCGGCGGCGGCCTTTATACGGGGGTGGGCGGCGGCTTGTATACGGGGGTGGGCGGCGGAGCCTACAGCGGAGTCGACGGTGGGGCCTATACCGGGGTGGGCGGCGGAGCCTACACCGGGGTTGGTGGTGGCCTCTACACCGGGGTTGGTGGTGGCCTGTACACGGGCGTTGGTGGCGGTCTCTACAGCGGGGTGGGTGGCGGTCTCTACACCGGCCCTGGTGGTGGTCTCTACTCCGGCCCTGGCGGCGGTTTGTATACCCGGGCTTGCGACCGGCCCTACCGTAGTAATTGGCCGCCCGCCTACATTCTGTTGCCGTTTATGAGGCGAGCTGGCTTGGGAAGCTACGCGGATCTGCTCGAGAGGTATGGCTGGCGTTGACATAGCCATGTGAGCGGCCTCGGCGCAGGGCAGCTTGGGGGGGCGCTCCCTCCGGAAACTAAGCTGAATCCATGCCTCGTGAGTCGTACAACGTCCGTGTGCTGCGGACGAAGGCCGTAGCGTCCCTACGCACGGGAATCACGGCATTCAACGGTCTTGACAATGATGGCCGGGTGACCATCGTTCTGCTCTGCGTACAGCACGCTTTCGAGATGCTGCTGAAGGCAATACTGGATTTCAAGAAGGCGCGCGTCTTCGACAAGAAGAGCCAGAAGTCGATTTCGCTCGAGAACGCTGTGCGGCTGTGCCAGCAGCTCGATGGCGTGCAGCTCAGCGACGAGGAAGCAGGGACGATCCGAGTCCTAGACTCTCTCCGAGACGCGGAGCAGCACTGGCACATTGTGGTCGAGGAGGGACTCCTGTACCTGAACATCCGCGCGGCCGTCACGCTGTTCGATAGCCTGCTGGGGCGCGTGTTCGATGAGCGTCTGGCGGATCACCTTCCTCCACGAGTACTCCCAATCAGCTCAGAACCTCCGCAGAGCCTGGACCTACTAGTGGACCGCGAGTACGAGCGCATCGCAGGCTTGTTGAAGCCCGGGCGTAAGGCTTCAGCTGAGGCAATGGGGAGGATCAGGGCACTTCTGGCCACGGAGGCACTTGCAGATCCCGATGCAGCCGAGATCAGTGAGGCAGATGTTCGAAGAGTCGCTCGAGGCGTCAGAGAAGGAAAAGAGCGCCAGCAGGTCTTTCCCAAGTTGACTGGATTTTCCTCTGATGTGCAGGGCTCCGGGCTCACCGTGGAGGTGCGTCTGGTGAAGGCGGGAGGCCTGCCGGTGACATACACAACTGACCCCAACGCCGACGCTGCGGCCATTAGAACCGTGGACCTGGAGAAGAAGTTCTACATGGGTCCCAATGATCTAGCGGAGAGGGTCGGGATTGCTCGGAGTAGAGCTACAGCCCTTCGGCGGCACCTGGGTCTGG
Proteins encoded:
- a CDS encoding response regulator, encoding MDNPAIGTIPAATRVFILSGHAPVRDGLAELLREEGFDVVGEAGTILAALPAATAAEPDVVLVGNRLADGTGIEACRALREAASRTRCIIMTTYDGPMALRAAALADADGYVFQSARVDGLVQALRRVAAGEQLPTAKAARALLHELRADALLKEAPAPECALWSLIRQGRTNAQIRTELALTPKDFSACLSALLARLGYRPAPAAPGGTTTPAPPPHSR
- a CDS encoding competence protein CoiA, with the protein product MPLAAVLSEERVDASQLDDGAWEALRQRYKAGETLLMPCGQPGVPRRSKLGLKHFAHKPGQNCPLHWDETQEHLELKALLAKAARAAGWEATLEFAADDRSWIADVLVTDGSRRIALEVQWSPQSEDDFVRRQRRYAAAGLECLWFVSSGNVDHAGQVPAFELRGARGSWSLHLMTALGHRTDVPLCDVLVHLLAGNYREPIEPFIQAYSVQVAMVKCWKDACARWLTVWRLDDVQIKTRCGLEGTLEVFYDPFARLFPKQRLEQEFAADVLQWLGHPEVDLPRVATFASRHSKAADRTYLAYCCPHCGAMQGDVPLNEAGTRWRTFVIWRRLALSIDPKLRRLQHLCLDRGKGQCNEYAPSSTKSFFPGAGYSSVRFHTALLTEELDRLPRRGGPRSTESKQVEKQSFPLTSFQINEMLNRGRNARS